In the genome of Rhodobium gokarnense, one region contains:
- the rseP gene encoding RIP metalloprotease RseP produces the protein MEIITGTGSVLIGFILPFLIVLTVVVFFHELGHFLVARWCGIRVLTFSIGFGPELFGREDRHGTRWKVSAIPLGGFVKFYGDEGAASTPDRDAVAAMSASERSVSFPAKPLWQRAAVVAAGPLANFVLAIAIFTLFFSIYGKQMVSARVDTVQPQSAAAVAGFEPGDRIVEIDGQSIESFADVQRMVSVNAGLPLNVVVDRDGSRRDLVVTPELRTIEDRFGNEQRLGILGIGRSTKPSDVVVKTYLPHTAFVAAVEETWDVLERTVDYVGGVIAGRNPADQLGGPIRVAHISGQVASLGVMQLINLIAVLSISIGLINLVPIPLLDGGHLAFYAIEAVRGRPLSDRAMDLSYRVGFALVLSLMIFVTWNDITTLSFFGAAKP, from the coding sequence ATGGAAATCATCACTGGAACCGGGTCGGTGCTGATCGGCTTCATCCTGCCGTTCCTCATCGTCCTGACCGTCGTCGTGTTTTTCCACGAACTCGGCCACTTCCTCGTCGCCCGCTGGTGCGGCATCCGGGTCCTGACCTTCTCCATCGGATTCGGCCCGGAATTGTTCGGCCGCGAAGACCGGCACGGGACCCGCTGGAAGGTGTCGGCGATTCCGCTCGGCGGATTCGTCAAGTTCTACGGCGACGAGGGCGCCGCCAGCACGCCGGATCGCGATGCCGTCGCCGCCATGAGCGCCAGCGAGCGCTCCGTCAGCTTCCCGGCCAAGCCGCTGTGGCAGCGCGCCGCCGTCGTCGCCGCCGGCCCGCTTGCGAATTTCGTCCTGGCGATCGCCATTTTCACGCTGTTTTTCAGCATTTACGGCAAGCAGATGGTGTCGGCCCGCGTCGACACCGTGCAGCCGCAAAGCGCCGCCGCAGTAGCCGGGTTCGAGCCCGGCGACCGGATCGTCGAAATCGACGGCCAGTCCATCGAGAGCTTCGCCGACGTCCAGCGCATGGTCAGCGTCAATGCCGGCCTGCCGCTCAATGTCGTCGTCGACCGTGACGGCAGCCGCCGCGACCTCGTCGTGACGCCGGAACTGCGCACCATCGAGGACCGCTTCGGAAACGAGCAGCGCCTCGGCATCCTCGGCATCGGCCGCAGCACCAAGCCGTCCGACGTCGTCGTCAAGACCTACCTGCCGCACACCGCCTTCGTTGCCGCGGTGGAGGAGACCTGGGACGTGCTGGAGCGCACCGTCGACTATGTCGGCGGGGTGATCGCGGGCCGCAATCCGGCCGACCAGCTCGGCGGTCCGATTCGCGTTGCCCACATCTCCGGCCAGGTGGCGTCCCTCGGCGTCATGCAGCTCATCAATCTGATCGCGGTGCTGTCGATCAGCATCGGCCTCATCAACCTGGTTCCGATTCCGCTGCTCGACGGCGGGCATCTGGCCTTCTATGCGATTGAGGCGGTGCGCGGCCGGCCGCTGTCCGACCGGGCCATGGACCTCAGCTACCGCGTTGGTTTTGCTCTGGTTCTGTCCCTTATGATCTTCGTCACATGGAACGACATAACCACCCTCAGCTTCTTCGGTGCGGCAAAACCGTGA
- a CDS encoding 1-deoxy-D-xylulose-5-phosphate reductoisomerase, with amino-acid sequence MSRPEPQLAVPEDLAARSHDAEPMTLSVFGATGSIGTSTLDLVERAPDRYRLVAVTAQSSVDKLIEIALKFRPERAVIADDAHYQTLADALAGTGIEAVAGRAALIEAATMPADMVMAGITGAAGLEPALRAVQGGGRIGLANKECLVCAGSLFMAEVARAGARVLPVDSEHNAVFQVFDRENVGRIEKVILTASGGPFRTWTREEMEKARPAQALKHPNWSMGAKITIDSATLMNKGLEIIEAFHLFPLEAHQFEALIHPQSAIHGLVQYEDGSLLAQLGAPDMRTPIAHCLSWPERGTAPSARLDLAALATLTFEKPDFDRFPAFALALAALKRGEGAPTVLNAANEIAVHAFLEERIGFLDIAGTVEAALDAAEKRGLLEEPGSLRAALELDSETRALTRHIMAA; translated from the coding sequence ATGTCGAGACCCGAACCTCAGCTTGCGGTCCCCGAAGACCTCGCCGCCCGGTCCCACGATGCCGAGCCGATGACCCTGTCCGTCTTCGGCGCCACGGGGTCGATCGGCACCAGCACCCTCGACCTCGTGGAACGCGCGCCGGACCGCTACCGGCTCGTCGCCGTCACCGCCCAGTCGAGCGTCGACAAGCTGATCGAGATTGCGCTGAAGTTCCGGCCCGAGCGCGCCGTCATCGCCGACGATGCGCACTATCAAACGCTCGCCGACGCCCTTGCCGGCACCGGTATCGAGGCCGTGGCCGGTCGCGCGGCGCTGATCGAGGCGGCGACCATGCCGGCCGACATGGTCATGGCCGGCATCACCGGAGCCGCGGGCCTGGAGCCGGCCCTGCGCGCCGTCCAGGGCGGCGGGCGCATCGGCCTTGCCAACAAGGAATGCCTCGTCTGTGCCGGTTCCCTCTTCATGGCCGAGGTGGCCCGGGCCGGTGCCCGCGTGCTGCCGGTCGATTCGGAGCACAACGCCGTCTTCCAGGTCTTCGACCGGGAAAATGTCGGCCGCATCGAAAAGGTCATCCTCACCGCGTCGGGCGGCCCGTTCCGCACCTGGACGCGCGAGGAGATGGAAAAGGCCAGGCCGGCCCAGGCCCTGAAACATCCCAACTGGTCGATGGGCGCCAAGATCACCATCGATTCGGCGACCCTGATGAACAAGGGCCTGGAGATCATCGAGGCCTTCCACCTGTTCCCGCTGGAAGCGCACCAGTTCGAGGCCCTGATCCACCCGCAGTCGGCGATCCACGGCCTGGTGCAATATGAGGACGGCTCGCTGCTCGCCCAGCTCGGCGCGCCCGACATGCGCACGCCGATCGCCCATTGCCTGTCCTGGCCGGAGCGCGGCACCGCGCCGAGCGCACGGCTCGACCTGGCGGCGCTTGCGACACTCACCTTCGAAAAGCCCGACTTCGACCGCTTCCCTGCCTTTGCCCTGGCGCTTGCCGCGCTGAAGCGGGGCGAGGGGGCGCCGACGGTCCTCAACGCCGCCAACGAGATCGCCGTCCATGCCTTCCTGGAGGAGCGGATCGGTTTTCTCGACATCGCCGGAACGGTCGAGGCGGCACTCGATGCGGCCGAAAAGCGGGGCCTTCTTGAGGAGCCCGGCTCGCTCAGGGCTGCTTTGGAGCTCGATTCGGAGACCCGCGCCCTGACCCGCCACATCATGGCCGCATGA
- a CDS encoding phosphatidate cytidylyltransferase, translating into MTGAEPLRPRVRRPVRPEVPVQPKKQELLLRVASAIVLIPLAVAATWFGGLFYAGLIVLGTAIVFLEWASITIRGASKIGVGIVAAVTVGAVAASAVLGPVPGLALIAVATGILFMLVRLVRASFGLATGLLYAGLGGIALVSLRAGPLGLAAVLFLFAVVWASDIAAYFTGRTLGGPKLWPKVSPNKTWSGAIGGLVIGVAAGIGVVIAVGLPVGIGVAATAALLSIAGQLGDLFESAIKRRVGRKDSGSLIPGHGGLMDRVDALIAAAILGALIGWLRGGLFHPAAGLLLW; encoded by the coding sequence ATGACCGGTGCCGAGCCGCTGCGGCCCAGGGTTCGCCGGCCGGTGCGGCCGGAAGTGCCCGTTCAGCCGAAAAAGCAGGAACTGCTGCTGCGCGTCGCTTCCGCGATCGTCCTCATTCCGCTCGCCGTCGCCGCGACCTGGTTCGGCGGGCTCTTCTATGCCGGCCTCATCGTTCTCGGCACAGCCATCGTCTTCCTGGAATGGGCCTCGATCACCATCCGCGGCGCCTCGAAGATCGGCGTCGGCATCGTCGCGGCGGTGACGGTCGGGGCCGTTGCAGCATCGGCTGTCCTCGGGCCGGTCCCCGGACTGGCGTTGATCGCAGTCGCGACCGGCATCCTGTTCATGCTGGTGCGGCTCGTGCGCGCGTCCTTCGGGCTCGCAACCGGCCTGCTTTACGCCGGCCTCGGCGGCATCGCGCTGGTCTCCCTGCGCGCCGGGCCGCTCGGCCTTGCCGCGGTCCTCTTCCTGTTTGCGGTCGTCTGGGCGAGCGACATCGCCGCCTATTTCACCGGTCGCACGCTCGGCGGGCCGAAGCTCTGGCCGAAGGTGTCGCCGAACAAGACCTGGTCGGGCGCCATCGGCGGGCTCGTCATCGGCGTTGCCGCGGGCATCGGCGTCGTCATCGCCGTCGGGCTTCCCGTCGGCATCGGCGTTGCCGCGACCGCCGCGCTCCTGTCGATCGCCGGCCAGCTTGGCGATCTCTTCGAATCGGCGATCAAGCGCCGGGTCGGCCGCAAGGATTCCGGATCGCTGATCCCGGGCCATGGTGGGCTGATGGACCGCGTTGACGCCCTCATCGCCGCTGCCATTCTAGGCGCATTAATCGGCTGGCTTCGCGGCGGACTGTTCCACCCGGCCGCCGGATTGCTGTTATGGTAG